From Sphingobium sp. Z007, one genomic window encodes:
- a CDS encoding DNA cytosine methyltransferase, translating to MRAIELFAGAGGLGMGISQAGFRPAQVVEWDRWCCDTIRENRKAKVGGIGHWPLPTEGDIRAVDFRRHEGNIDLVTGGPPCQPFSLGGKHRAHADARDMWPEAVRVVRETRPRAFVFENVKGLTRASFATYLAHIVHQLTYPELTPLPGEAWLDHMVRLERHHTAKGSSDELRYNVVYRVLNAANYGVPQRRERVVFAGFRADLGIEWSFPEETHSLESLLWEQVRSGDYWDQHKVAKRHRVIDARLHARGLALAEKPQTAAWLTVRDAIGDLPDPEREPELAAACLNHRFQGGARSYVGHTGSPLDEAGKTLKAGVHGVPGGENMLRRADGSVRYFSVRESARLQTFPDAFRFHGSWSEAMRQLGNAVPVQLAHAVGKNVARHLVAA from the coding sequence ATGCGGGCCATTGAGCTATTCGCCGGTGCCGGCGGCCTTGGAATGGGGATCAGCCAAGCAGGGTTCCGCCCCGCGCAGGTGGTCGAGTGGGATCGTTGGTGCTGCGATACGATCCGAGAAAACCGCAAAGCCAAAGTGGGCGGCATTGGGCATTGGCCGCTGCCCACGGAAGGCGATATTCGGGCTGTCGATTTCCGGCGCCACGAGGGCAATATCGACCTCGTGACGGGGGGGCCGCCTTGTCAGCCATTCTCTCTTGGTGGGAAGCATCGTGCCCATGCCGATGCGCGCGACATGTGGCCAGAGGCGGTGAGGGTCGTGCGCGAAACACGTCCGCGAGCATTCGTGTTCGAGAACGTTAAGGGGCTAACTAGGGCGAGCTTCGCCACGTACCTCGCCCATATCGTGCATCAGCTTACTTATCCCGAGCTGACGCCGCTGCCAGGTGAGGCGTGGCTGGATCACATGGTCCGCTTGGAGCGGCATCACACCGCTAAAGGCAGCTCGGACGAGCTGCGTTACAATGTCGTGTATCGCGTATTGAACGCGGCCAATTATGGCGTTCCTCAGCGTCGCGAGCGGGTCGTATTCGCCGGCTTCCGCGCGGACCTTGGTATCGAATGGTCGTTCCCGGAAGAGACGCACTCACTGGAATCACTGCTATGGGAACAGGTGCGATCAGGAGACTATTGGGATCAGCATAAGGTCGCAAAGCGTCACCGCGTTATCGATGCCCGCCTTCACGCGCGCGGGCTAGCTCTGGCGGAGAAACCTCAAACCGCGGCTTGGTTGACCGTCCGTGATGCGATTGGCGACCTTCCCGACCCGGAACGAGAGCCAGAATTAGCCGCTGCGTGCCTCAATCATCGTTTTCAGGGCGGCGCACGGAGCTATGTTGGGCATACCGGAAGCCCACTCGATGAGGCCGGCAAGACCCTCAAGGCGGGCGTTCATGGGGTGCCCGGAGGCGAGAACATGCTTCGGCGCGCCGATGGTAGCGTTCGCTATTTCAGTGTTCGTGAGAGCGCCCGGTTGCAGACATTCCCGGATGCTTTCCGCTTCCACGGATCGTGGAGCGAAGCCATGCGGCAACTCGGCAACGCCGTCCCGGTGCAGCTCGCTCATGCCGTTGGGAAAAACGTCGCAAGGCATTTGGTCGCCGCATGA
- a CDS encoding recombinase family protein, with protein MQIGYARVSRGDSQDLAPQLRALRDAGCDAIHQEEASGGQGDRAELAAALKRLGPGDVLTVWKLDRLSRSLRDLLFTLEAITAAGAGFRSLTEAIDTTTAPGRLMTQMLGAFAEFERAMIRERTMNGLAHARKAGRHLGRRPSLTAPQRAEIIAKAETGQGSPAQLANLFRVSRSTVQRVLREHRAGQVS; from the coding sequence ATGCAAATCGGCTATGCCCGCGTATCCAGAGGCGACTCCCAGGACTTAGCCCCACAGCTTCGCGCCCTTCGCGACGCCGGGTGCGATGCAATCCACCAGGAAGAGGCGTCGGGCGGTCAAGGTGATCGTGCCGAGCTGGCGGCAGCGTTGAAACGGCTTGGGCCGGGAGACGTGCTGACCGTGTGGAAGCTCGACCGGCTATCCCGCTCCCTGCGTGACCTCCTATTTACCCTTGAAGCGATCACCGCCGCCGGCGCGGGGTTCAGATCGTTGACGGAGGCGATCGACACCACCACCGCGCCTGGCCGATTGATGACGCAGATGCTGGGCGCGTTCGCCGAGTTCGAGCGCGCCATGATCCGCGAGCGGACCATGAACGGCCTTGCTCACGCGCGTAAGGCGGGCCGGCACCTTGGCCGCCGGCCGAGCCTCACCGCGCCCCAACGTGCCGAAATCATCGCCAAGGCCGAGACAGGTCAAGGCTCCCCCGCGCAGCTCGCCAACCTTTTCCGCGTATCGCGATCAACAGTGCAGCGAGTGTTGCGCGAGCATCGCGCCGGCCAGGTGTCGTGA
- a CDS encoding Eco29kI family restriction endonuclease, with product MSRKPTPAPSPIAELRANLDQLVEQATATELSSQRRRTLDKEIRGVIEELESFLNTLDPIRQPTAVFDPGNPKIVGRFVALALVAQSRHPLSKIPRAYGSGVYAIYYNGPFPAYAAISGTETPIYVGQAAPAINNARTPLEQGPRLSSRLTEHSKNIAKATTTLDLADFECRSLVVQSGGQTAAEDYLIHLFRPIWNSETNILYGLGKHGDDATTRANKRSPWDTMHPGRKWAEASKVDAKSATTIESELTRHFAEHPVFPDLEHVLTSFLDELRQV from the coding sequence ATGAGCCGCAAGCCGACCCCCGCCCCATCACCGATCGCCGAACTGCGCGCGAATCTGGACCAGCTTGTCGAGCAGGCGACCGCTACGGAGCTGTCGTCGCAGCGCCGCCGCACGCTCGACAAGGAAATCCGAGGCGTCATCGAGGAGCTGGAATCCTTCCTCAACACGCTCGACCCGATCCGACAGCCAACCGCAGTTTTTGATCCTGGCAATCCCAAGATTGTCGGCCGCTTCGTCGCGCTGGCGCTCGTCGCGCAGTCGCGCCATCCGCTCTCCAAAATTCCGCGCGCTTACGGATCGGGCGTTTATGCCATCTACTACAATGGTCCTTTCCCCGCCTACGCGGCGATCAGCGGCACCGAGACCCCGATTTACGTCGGGCAGGCAGCACCGGCCATCAACAACGCGCGTACTCCGCTTGAGCAGGGGCCGCGGCTTTCGAGCCGCCTTACCGAACACAGCAAGAATATCGCGAAGGCCACGACCACGCTTGATCTGGCTGACTTTGAGTGCCGCTCGCTTGTCGTGCAGAGCGGCGGGCAAACCGCGGCCGAGGATTATCTGATTCATCTGTTCCGGCCGATATGGAACAGCGAGACGAACATTCTCTACGGGCTGGGCAAGCATGGTGACGACGCGACCACACGCGCCAACAAGCGGTCGCCGTGGGATACGATGCATCCAGGGCGCAAATGGGCGGAGGCGTCCAAGGTGGACGCGAAATCAGCGACAACGATCGAGAGCGAACTGACGCGCCACTTTGCCGAGCATCCCGTGTTTCCCGACCTTGAGCATGTCCTAACGAGCTTTCTGGACGAGCTGCGTCAGGTGTAA
- a CDS encoding very short patch repair endonuclease — translation MTDTLSPAARSERMSRVRGKDTKPEMTVRRLVHGMGYRYRLHDKRLPGSPDLVFRNRRKVIFVHGCFWHRHSDPACKLARMPKSRQNFWEPKLEGNRERDERNREALNREDWRQMVVWECECGQTEQLKNKIRGFLDDEGRPHAGH, via the coding sequence ATGACCGACACGCTTTCACCGGCGGCGCGATCAGAGCGCATGAGCCGCGTGCGCGGCAAAGACACCAAGCCCGAAATGACTGTTCGTCGTCTCGTTCATGGCATGGGCTATCGCTACAGGCTGCACGACAAGCGCCTTCCCGGTAGTCCGGACCTCGTTTTTCGTAACCGCCGCAAAGTCATCTTCGTGCATGGCTGTTTCTGGCATCGTCACTCCGACCCGGCCTGCAAACTGGCGCGCATGCCGAAGTCGCGCCAGAATTTTTGGGAGCCTAAGCTGGAGGGCAATCGAGAACGGGACGAGCGCAATCGTGAAGCACTCAACCGCGAGGATTGGCGGCAGATGGTTGTCTGGGAATGCGAATGCGGGCAGACGGAACAATTAAAGAACAAAATACGTGGATTTCTTGATGACGAAGGGAGACCCCATGCGGGCCATTGA